One stretch of Candidatus Sulfotelmatobacter sp. DNA includes these proteins:
- a CDS encoding SpoIIE family protein phosphatase, with protein sequence MRSREDDFTTDARALAETLPVIVWHADASGAYDYFSADWYAYTGISEEACAGNGWLACVHPDDADRAANAWRIAIDVRLPLDAEFRVRRRDGAYRWFLSRGQLQNDDDPASAWLGACVDIDDQKRMELQFRTIAEVVPQMVFTTLADGAVEYVNAVMYEYSGKPPASLTGWSWLDVIHPDDVEHYVATWRTALERGDRFEVRVRMLRRDGDYRWFLTRAVAVRDPSTGVIARWFGTGTDVHELSGAAVRNAFVARAEDLFASELDSDAILRAVVGAAVVAFADYCFVDLASDDGTLERAVVEHRDPRRREAQQRSIGERIPMEHLIHPVATAWRSGESVLVPRIDESWWRRAAASEAQLNRMREEEVASLICVVLAARGRRFGVLTFCRNRGAASYSESDLATAEDLARRIGPALENARLYQEARAAAETQRRIAEREAFYARLGDQLSRTLDLRTTLDTATRLLVPDFADWAVVNLVDADDELYLASTAHRDAALEERARPLLGSRYIARRATTGSAQVARSNRPLLSGNVPSRNIEGIAEPYRATVRQFGVTSSIVVPVAFGGIVRGTIAVMYDRTSGREYSDDDVPVMVEVARRIAPAIGNAEAYERERRVARTFQAAALTTELPRVPGMAFDALYEAGRSEALLGGDWYDAFRLPDGRIVVSVGDVAGSGLDAAATMAAIRQSLRGVAAIDADPSVMLDAADRVLRSQTRDRFVTAWVGVLDPLWETLVCAGAGHPPPLRRLRDGSVDALPGGGLPLGLRERGQDGSQRIALAPGTTFLLYTDGLVEAGRDLLAGELAVIAALAEADITAAPAKSIHDAVLGNAGAIDDVALLVVAYGESLSALGGGRGARHWRFDAADGEVAAAVRAEIAAALAARDVSPADGVTAELIFTELVGNAQRHAPGQVDVALDLSGEQPVLHVVDGGGGFRHNARLPADALAESGRGLYIVASFADEFAVSRAPSGGAHVRAVLRGRLRQPSDA encoded by the coding sequence ATGCGCTCGCGCGAGGACGATTTCACCACCGACGCGCGGGCGCTGGCCGAGACGCTGCCGGTCATCGTCTGGCACGCCGACGCATCGGGCGCCTACGATTACTTCAGCGCGGACTGGTACGCGTACACGGGGATCAGCGAAGAGGCGTGCGCGGGCAACGGCTGGCTGGCGTGCGTCCACCCCGACGACGCCGATCGCGCCGCCAACGCGTGGCGCATCGCGATCGACGTGCGCTTGCCGCTCGACGCCGAGTTTCGCGTGCGCCGCCGCGACGGCGCCTACCGGTGGTTTCTCTCGCGCGGCCAGCTGCAGAACGACGACGATCCCGCCTCGGCCTGGCTCGGCGCCTGCGTCGACATCGACGATCAGAAACGGATGGAGCTGCAGTTCCGCACCATCGCCGAGGTCGTCCCGCAGATGGTGTTCACCACCTTGGCCGACGGCGCGGTCGAATACGTCAACGCCGTGATGTACGAGTACAGCGGCAAGCCGCCGGCCTCGCTGACGGGCTGGAGCTGGCTCGACGTCATCCACCCCGACGACGTCGAGCACTACGTCGCGACGTGGCGTACCGCGCTCGAGCGCGGTGACCGTTTCGAGGTGCGGGTGCGCATGCTGCGCCGCGACGGTGACTACCGCTGGTTCCTCACCCGCGCCGTCGCCGTGCGCGACCCCTCGACCGGCGTCATCGCGCGCTGGTTCGGAACCGGCACCGACGTCCACGAGCTCAGCGGCGCGGCGGTGCGCAACGCGTTCGTCGCCCGCGCCGAGGACCTGTTCGCCAGCGAGCTCGACTCCGACGCGATCCTGCGCGCGGTGGTCGGCGCGGCGGTGGTCGCGTTCGCCGACTACTGCTTCGTCGACCTCGCCAGCGACGACGGGACGCTCGAACGGGCCGTCGTCGAGCATCGCGATCCGCGCCGGCGCGAGGCGCAGCAGCGTTCGATCGGCGAGCGCATTCCGATGGAACACCTCATCCACCCGGTCGCGACGGCCTGGCGCAGCGGCGAGAGCGTGCTGGTTCCGCGCATCGACGAGAGCTGGTGGAGGCGCGCCGCCGCGAGCGAAGCGCAGCTCAACCGCATGCGCGAGGAGGAAGTCGCCTCGCTGATCTGCGTGGTGCTGGCGGCGCGCGGACGCCGCTTCGGCGTGCTGACCTTCTGCCGCAACCGCGGCGCGGCCAGCTACAGCGAGTCGGACTTGGCGACGGCCGAAGACCTCGCGCGGCGGATCGGGCCCGCGCTCGAGAACGCGCGGCTCTACCAGGAGGCGCGCGCGGCGGCCGAGACGCAACGGCGCATCGCCGAACGCGAGGCGTTCTATGCGCGGCTGGGCGATCAGCTCTCGCGCACGCTGGATCTGCGCACGACGCTCGACACCGCGACCCGGCTGCTCGTCCCCGACTTTGCCGACTGGGCCGTCGTCAACCTGGTCGACGCCGACGACGAGCTGTACTTGGCGTCGACCGCGCATCGCGACGCGGCGCTCGAAGAGCGCGCGCGGCCGCTGCTCGGCTCGCGCTACATCGCCCGCCGCGCGACGACCGGATCGGCGCAGGTGGCGCGCTCGAACCGTCCGCTGCTCTCGGGCAACGTGCCCTCGCGCAACATCGAAGGCATCGCCGAGCCGTACCGCGCCACGGTCCGTCAGTTCGGCGTCACCTCGTCGATCGTCGTCCCGGTCGCGTTCGGCGGAATCGTGCGCGGCACGATCGCGGTCATGTACGACCGCACCTCGGGCCGCGAGTACAGCGACGACGACGTGCCGGTGATGGTCGAGGTCGCACGGCGCATCGCGCCGGCGATCGGCAACGCGGAAGCCTACGAGCGCGAGCGGCGCGTCGCGCGCACGTTCCAAGCCGCCGCGCTGACCACCGAGCTGCCGCGCGTGCCCGGGATGGCGTTCGACGCGCTCTACGAGGCCGGCCGCAGCGAAGCGCTGCTCGGCGGCGACTGGTACGACGCCTTCCGCCTCCCCGACGGGCGGATCGTCGTCTCGGTCGGCGACGTGGCGGGCAGCGGGCTCGACGCGGCGGCGACGATGGCGGCGATCCGGCAGAGCTTGCGCGGCGTGGCGGCGATCGACGCCGATCCGTCGGTCATGCTCGACGCCGCCGATCGCGTGCTGCGCTCGCAGACGCGCGACCGCTTCGTCACGGCGTGGGTCGGCGTGCTCGACCCGCTATGGGAGACGCTGGTCTGCGCGGGCGCCGGACATCCGCCGCCGCTGCGACGGCTGCGCGACGGCAGCGTCGACGCATTGCCCGGCGGCGGCTTGCCGCTGGGCTTGCGCGAGCGCGGTCAGGACGGCTCGCAGCGCATCGCACTGGCGCCCGGGACGACGTTCTTGCTCTACACCGACGGTCTGGTCGAAGCGGGCCGCGATTTGTTGGCCGGCGAGCTGGCGGTGATCGCCGCGCTGGCCGAGGCCGACATAACCGCCGCGCCGGCCAAGTCGATCCACGACGCCGTGCTCGGCAACGCGGGCGCGATCGACGACGTCGCGCTGCTGGTGGTCGCGTACGGCGAGTCGCTGAGCGCGCTCGGGGGCGGCCGCGGCGCGCGCCACTGGCGCTTCGACGCTGCCGACGGCGAGGTCGCCGCGGCGGTGCGCGCGGAGATCGCCGCCGCGCTGGCGGCCCGCGACGTCTCGCCTGCCGACGGCGTGACGGCCGAGCTCATCTTCACCGAACTGGTCGGCAACGCGCAGCGCCATGCGCCCGGGCAGGTCGACGTCGCGCTGGACCTGAGCGGCGAGCAGCCGGTGCTGCACGTGGTCGACGGCGGCGGCGGCTTCCGCCACAACGCGCGGCTGCCGGCCGACGCGCTGGCCGAGAGCGGTCGCGGCCTCTACATCGTCGCCTCGTTCGCGGACGAGTTCGCGGTCAGCCGCGCGCCGAGCGGCGGCGCGCACGTGCGTGCCGTGCTGCGCGGCCGGTTGCGCCAACCCTCCGACGCTTAG